The DNA segment GAATTTGCGCTTTTCCTGCTTCAGAGTAAACCGCTTCTGCACCCCGTTGGATAATATAAGAAACGCCATTAAACTTAGTCGATTGGCGACGATTCCACAGTTTCCACAGTTCTACATCAGAACCATCCGCCGCTTTTGCTGTCAGCGTCTTGGGTACAACAGTTAACGCACAACGAGTTCCTGTAAAACCTGCATTTTTAGAGAAAGAACGAAACTCAATGGCACATTCCCTTGCGCCTTCAATCTCATATATGGAGTGAGGAATTGCCGGATCGGTGATATAAGCTTCATAGGCAGCATCAAAGAAAATAATCGAGTTATTCGCTTTGGCATAATCTACCCACTCGGTGAGATATTCCTTGGTAGCAGTTGCACCAGTGGGATTATTGGGGAAACACAAATAAATTAAATCGACTTTCTGGGAGGGAATCTCAGCCTTGAAGTTATTGTCAGCCGAAATTGGTAAATATACTAAACCGCCAAACTCGCCTTTATCGTTGGCATCCCCAGTATTACCAGCCATAACGTTAGTGTCCACATATACGGGGTATACAGGGTCAGTAACTGCAATAATGTTATTGTTGCCGAAAATGTCGAGAATGTTGCCTGAATCGCACTTAGAACCATCGGAGATAAAGATTTCTGAGGCATCGATATCCGCCCCTCTGGCTTGAAAATCTTGGGCAGCTATTTTTTCCCTTAACCAAGCATAACCTTGTTCTGGACCATAGCCTTTAAAGGTAGTGCGATCGCCCATTTCTTCCACAGCCTGAATCATCGCTGTGCGGCACGCTTCCGGCAGAGGTTCTGTGACATCACCAATACCCAAGCGGATAATTTTAGCGTCAGGATTAGCTTCTGCAAAGGCATTCACCCGCCGCGCAATTTCGGGAAACAGGTAACCAGCTTTCAGCTTCAGGTAGTTGTCGTTAATTGTTGCCATAGTAGAATTTAAAAAACAGCGTAGATAAAACAGCTTATCTCGTTTTTTTGTCAAGCTGTGCCAAAATCTCTCCACCTCTGATTTGTTTGTGGTGTGTAAATGCTGATATCATCAACGCATCTATGGCTACACCATGCCAGTTATCACACCAGAAATCATATGTGCAGAAATTGGAGTATTCCATAGAGACATATATCCAAAGAAGTGCTGATCACCGAAATAAGCCTTTGATACTGTCAATAATTAGTTCTGATGACAGATTTAATCCCAAGCTTTAAATTGTTAATCTATGTCTGTCAGTAAAAATATTTACTAAATTAAAAATCATGAACATTATTGCTTGGATTGTTTTAGGTTTAATTGCTGGTGCGATCGCTAAGGCTATTTACCCCGGACATCAAGGTGGCGGCATTTTAGCAACAATCTTGCTGGGAATTATCGGCGCTTTTATTGGTGGTAGTTTGGGAGTATTTTTTAGTACAGGAACCTTTGCCTTAACGGCTCCAACTCTCAGTATTACGGGTATTATCTTAGCGATAGTTGGTTCAATCGTTGCTATTTTCTTGTGGAACTTGTTAACTTCTCGCAGTGCGGCATAATTAATTAAATGGATGTAAATATTTTTCTGCAACGTTATGCTTCTGGAGAACGAGATTTTGATCAGGTTGATTTGAGTAGAGCTAATTTAGGTGGAGCCATCCTACATCAAGTTAATCTTAGAGGTGCAAATCTGAGTAAAGCCAACCTGAATAAAGCACATCTCGAACAAGCAAATCTCAGTCATGCAGATTTAAGTACAACCTATCTGACATCTGCCAATTTAGAAGGCGCTAACTTGTCGGGAGCCAACCTGCATAAAGCTGATTTGGATCGTGCCAATTTACGAGCAGCAAATTTGACTAATGCCAACCTGGAAGGAGCAAATTTTCGTAATGCTACTCTCCCGGACGGGACTATTTCAGATTAGAATTTAGACATCATTAATCGTGTGTCATAGCATTTCCCAGTCTAATAAAGTACAAAACTATCTGCGTCCATCTGCGTCTATCTGCGTTTAATTCTTACTGCTTGTACCTCACTTGAATGAGATTTGCTATAAAAAGCAAGGTTTAACTATATTTTTCTCCCATAATTCTGTTAAATATTCACACCAATTGCTGCTGATTAACCTTCAGCAGCAATTAATTATTTTTTGACTAATACTTCCTTAATGGTACAAGCCTCTAGATTTATCTCTAAACTTTGGCAATGGTTACAGTTTGTGGTTGATTTTGATACTTTCCAAAGCGCTCTGCATAAGTTGTTTGGCATGGCTCCCCTTCTAAAAACAGCAGCTGCAACACACCCTCATTAGCGTAGATGCGACAGTCTGCACTAGAAGCATTACTGAACTCTAAAGTCAAGAAGCCTTCCCATGAAGCTTCGGCTGGAGTGATATTGGCAATAATCCCACAACGCGCCATTGTTGATTTTCCAATACAAATAACTGTGATGTTCGCAGGAATCCGCAATCGTTCCAGGGAAACACCTAAAGCATAAGAATTTGCTGGAATAATGAAAAACGAGCCATCTTCATCGGTTTGTAGTGCAATAGATTCTAGGTTGTCAGAATTAAACCGCTTGGGATTAACAACAGTACCTGGAATATGTCTAAAAATCCGAAAATCTGTGGGAGATAATCTCAAATCATAGCCATAGCTAGACAAACCGTAACTAATAACTCGCCTGTCTTCAATCTCGCGCACTAGAGAACTTTCAAATGGCGAAATCATTCCTAGTTTGGCTTGTTCAATAATCCACTTATCATTTTTCAGCACGTTTGACCTCTTTTTCCATAAATCTACAAAATATTAATCTCATCTGAGAATCAGCTTAAGGTCGATGACTGCGACGGATTTCAGTAATTTGGTCTGCCACATCTAAGAGAGATTTCGGCATTTGTGTTCCTGTGAGAATAATATCGATATGAGGAGGGCGTTGTGCGAGAAATTCTAAAACTTCTGTTTCGGGAATTAAGCCAAAGTTAATCGCTAAACTTAATTCATCTAAAACTAATAGAGAATACTTGCTTTGACTGACGACTTGTTGTGTATATTGCCACAGCTTTTGTAAAGCTTGGTTTTCGGCTGCGTCTAGATGCGGTGTGTCGATGCAACGAGGCAAATCACAGCGAATCCAATCTAAATGTTGTCCTAGTTGAATCGGTCGCTCTTGACCTTGACGAATACCGCCTTTGAGAAATTGTACTACCAATACTGGTGTACCTTGACCCGCGATTCTCAATGATTGGGCTATGACATCGGTAAAAAAATTACGTTGTGTACTAGTAAAAACTTGTACTAATCCTTCAACTGGATAGGGTAAGCTGAGGGATGAATTGACGCTGGGAGTTTCTAATTGGGAAACCATAGGGGAAATTTACAAAATAGCAAGGAATTGGGAAATTTTGCACAGAGTAGTGACAAATGTATCTGGATAATTAGTACTGTTTTCGTCAGGGTTTTCTGTGTCTGTGAATCTGCACTCTTAGTCAAACACTAGGTTTGTATTCAAGTCAAGGGTTATTGACATTTTCATTTTTTACCTGAAACTAATGACTATAGATAATTGGGCGTTCAAAATAATTGAAAAAGCAGCGAGCAGCATTAGCAAAACAGATTTATATTGTAATTAATTTTACCTAAAGAGGAGTGGTTTGTCGTGAGACTAGTGATTTTGGGAGGTTCAGGAGCGGGGAAAAGTACCCAAGCACAAAAGCTTTGCAGAAATTTTGACATCCCGCAAATTTCTACAGGCGAGATATTAAGGGAAGCGATCGCTAATGACAGTGATCTCGGTCGCTATGCACAGCCATATGTCACCAAGGGCGAGCTAGTCCCGGATGAAATCATGATTGAATTTATCCGTTTGCAACTGAAAAAGCCGGAACTTAATCGTGGTTGGATATTAGAGGGTTATCCCCGGACGGCGTTTCAAGCTGAGGAATTGGATTTTTTGTTGGATGATTTAGGACAGAAGTTGAATTGGGCTATTTATTTACAAGTACCAGAAGCTATTATGGTGAGTCGCTCCTTGGAGCGATCGCTTTCCGATGACCAACCCGAAATTGTGCAGCGCCGGGTAGAATTATTCTACGATTGCACTATCCCCATTCTGGAATATTATGACCGTCGCCGCCGCCTGTTGACTATCAACGGCGACCAATTACCAGAGATGGTACAGCAAAATATCTCTACTCTGCTTTCTATGCCATAAATTTTGGGAAATTGGTTTATTTAAGACTATTAGTTATCAGTGTCATCCCCAGGGTTTAATTCAGCGATCAATTGGTGTCAGGCTTTGGTTGTGGGTGTGAAGTACCCGACAATCTGGTATTTGGTAACCTGAAGGGAGTATACTTCTGGACAAAGTTTTGAGGCAATTCTCATGGTTTGGCAGCGTCTTGATGGTCGGCAACCCGAAGAACTCCGTCCTATCAGCTTTCATGGCGGTTTTACCCGCTTTGCTCCCGGTTCCGTGTTGACAAAATTTGGAGATACTCAGGTACTTTGTACTGTCAGTGTTAGTGAGGGAGTACCAAAATTTTTAGCAGGGAGTGGTAAAGGTTGGTTGACATCTGAGTATCGTATGTTACCTTCAGCCACACAGGAACGACAACCACGAGAACTGTTGAAGTTATCTGGAAGAACTCAAGAAATTCAACGTTTAATTGGGCGGAGCTTACGGGGAGCAATTGATTTTGAGGCCTTGGGAGAAAGAACACTGACTGTAGATGCTGATGTGTTACAAGCAGATGCAGGTACTAGAACAGCAGCGATTACAGGGGGGTTTGTGGCCTTAGCTGATGCAGTTTCTCAATTATTGCAGCAGGGAATATTAGAGCGATCGCCTTTATGTGGGCAAGTAGCAGCAGTATCTGTGGGTTTATTGCAAGGCCAGCCATATTTAGATTTAAACTACATTGAGGATGTGGCTGCAACTGTGGATTTCAATGTGGTGATGAATCAACACTTAGGTATAATTGAAGTGCAGGGAACGGCAGAAGAAGGCAGTTATAGTCGTACTCAGTTAAACCAGCTGCTAGATTTGGGCGAAAAAGGTATCCAGCAATTGTTAATCGCTCAGAGAGAGGCGATCGCAGGCTGGGATAAGCTATTAGGCACTTCCAAAGCATAAATTATCCCAAAAAAATTAATAAACAAGATTTTTTTAATAATGATAATCATTTCAGAGGGGGATATTTTATTTTTTGAACGTCCCTAACACAATTTAAATTTGGGCTATCTTCGTCATGAAATCATCGCACAAGCTCCTCTAAAGTAGGAAATAATAGCTTTTCTGCTTGTTGGCGATCGCTAAAACCTTCCGCTTTCACATCACAAATGCAAGTCACGTCAGTAATTTGACCGCGCAAACTCTGTACACTCTGAATCACTAAATAAGCGGCAAATGTAGCTATCAGCACTGCCACAATTAAACTGATGACACCATCAGCCCAAGTCCAGTTTAGCCAGATCACTGCGATCGCGGCTAATACTGCTCCCACTGAACTGGCTATATCTGCTAGCAGATGCAGTAAAGCTCCTCTCATATTCAGGTCATGATGACTACATTTGTGCAAACACTTGGCGTTAAAACCGTTAACAAGTAGACCAATCAGGGCAGTGGTTAACATCGGTACACCATGAATCTCTATGACGGGAGATTGCAAGCGCACCAGAGCTTCTTGAATGATCCAGCCAGCAACAGCCGCTAGACTGATGCCATTAATCAAGGCTGCTAAGACTTCTAAGCGATAGCGTCCAAATATACTTTTCTGGGATATGGATTGAGATAAACAGGCTGCAACCAATGCTAAACCTAACGCTGCTACATCCGAAAAAATGTGTTCAGCATCAGCTAAAAGCGATAAGCTATGACTCCAAATTCCCGTCCCTAGTTCTATGCAAAAAAAAACACTAAGTAAAACTAAGGCAGTCCAAAGAGCCTGAACTTTCTTCTGCACTGGGGTGGATGACATTACATCTGACACTCTAACTTGATTGGTGCTTAACTCAACCCTTGAGCGTTTCATTGAACGTCTTTGTGCTAACCCCACCATTCTCAATCCTTGAACACCGGTACTTTTTTGCATAAAAAGTCTGTTATTAAATTAACTTCTAGAAGCCAATCATGAAAGTAAAAGTTAAAACATCCATCGTTAGATAGATAATTTCCATATTCCTATGGATCAGGGTAAAAATCAAGTTATCAAGCATAAATTAGCTAATATTTATATCCAACCTATAATTTTTACTAATATAAAAATCCCTAGCATAAAATAGCAAATGCCTATACAATAAACTGTTAATTGCTACCAACAGCAAATTAGAGTTTATTGATTGAAATTTGAGATTCATTAGGTTAAGTAAAGCGAAAGGTTAAAACTTTTGTTTGACATTTTCGCTTGACTGTACCAAATAAACTTGGCGAACTATTTAGTTATCAGGGAATAATGTTAAAACGTCGTACAATACTAGCAGGTTTAACTGTCCTTAGCTTCACGTTGACCCTCAGCACAAAAGTCTATGGGCTATCCACTAGCGGGCCAGATGCTTGGCAGACTGTCTACAATGATGCAGTTGCCGGGGCAACAACGACAATTTCAGTGCCGCTTTTGAGTCTTTTATTATCAGTTGTCTTGCAAATATTCTTCAACTTGGCAGGGTTTTGGGGTGGTTAATTCTTTATCTCATATCTCCACAGAAAAAGAGTCTCAACCGAAGCTTTTGCCGTGTAGTTTTTTGGTAATTTATCAGCCTGTCTAGACACTCTAAGTTTTGTCGCCAGACATCGCCTAACCATATCTCGTTGCAGCAGATTTTTCCATAGTTAAATATTCCATAACCCATGAAGAGTTTTCGTTCTATGTTCAAACCTCGCATGATTTTTAGTGCTGTAACTGCAACTATTCTAGCGTTTGCCATCAGTACACAGATATATATACAACCCGCATTTGGCCAAACGTGTAATCCAACTTTGGGAAACCTACCTATATGCCCAAGTACTGCACCTTCCGCGTCAGCTAGTTTCGTTGATCCAACTGCAATGATCAACAATCACACAAACGTAACCTTGGGCGAAAAAGTCTATGTTGCACCATTTGCCCAATTAAACGCTACTAATGCCCCCATTAGTATTGGAGCAGATTCTAATGTTCAAGACCAAGTAAAAATCACAGCTTCGGGAACCGGAGTACAAATTGGCGAGCGTGTGATTCTGGCACACATGGCTGTTGTCAAAGGTGCAGCCAAAATCGGTACTCAAGGTTCAACCGGGCCTTTTACTGACCCAGTTACCAATGCTCAGTTTAGCAACACTAATCCAGAAACATTTCTTGCCTTCAACTGTGAAATAGATGGTGCAACTATACAAAGAAACACAGTAGTCAACTTTCTTTCGCGGGTTGGCCCTGGTGTTACCTTACCTGCTGGTAAAGTTGTCTTGCCTGGTAAAAATATCACAACTAACCTACAAGCTAATAGCGGCATCTTGGGGAAAGTAGCAAACTTGACACAAGCCGACGTTGCATTAATGGAAGGCATCATTGAAGTCAATGAAGCATTTGCCCAAGGTTACACAGAGTTAGCCAGAGCAGACTTGACAAACGTAACAGGAATTAATTATGCTCCAACCACCTTTTTTAACTCCGGAGGTCTACCGGAGATAGGTGGAATTCCCACTCGTGATCCAAGCTATCCTAACCGCATTATCGGCAACATCACTTTTCAAGATTCTTTAACTACACTCAACCACAATCTAGGTAATAGCATTTCGCTACGTGCTGATGAGGGCGAACCTTTTAATGTTGGGTCAATTGCTGGGATGGCAAATGATGTGGTCTTTCACGCTTTAGAGACCACTAGTTTGACTCTTGGTAATGGAGTTGGTTATGGGCCCCGCGCTCTAGTTCATGGTGGTAGGCAGGTTGTCAATGGTGTTGCTAATGGCCCTGAAACTAGCATAGGTGATGCCGTAGGACTAGGGCCAAACTCTGTTATATTCCGCTCCAGCATTGGCAACAGATCAGCCATTGGGCAAAGAAGCGCAGTCTTCAATTCGACATTAGCTCCC comes from the Nodularia sp. NIES-3585 genome and includes:
- a CDS encoding pentapeptide repeat-containing protein, giving the protein MDVNIFLQRYASGERDFDQVDLSRANLGGAILHQVNLRGANLSKANLNKAHLEQANLSHADLSTTYLTSANLEGANLSGANLHKADLDRANLRAANLTNANLEGANFRNATLPDGTISD
- a CDS encoding P-loop NTPase family protein is translated as MVSQLETPSVNSSLSLPYPVEGLVQVFTSTQRNFFTDVIAQSLRIAGQGTPVLVVQFLKGGIRQGQERPIQLGQHLDWIRCDLPRCIDTPHLDAAENQALQKLWQYTQQVVSQSKYSLLVLDELSLAINFGLIPETEVLEFLAQRPPHIDIILTGTQMPKSLLDVADQITEIRRSHRP
- the rph gene encoding ribonuclease PH, which encodes MVWQRLDGRQPEELRPISFHGGFTRFAPGSVLTKFGDTQVLCTVSVSEGVPKFLAGSGKGWLTSEYRMLPSATQERQPRELLKLSGRTQEIQRLIGRSLRGAIDFEALGERTLTVDADVLQADAGTRTAAITGGFVALADAVSQLLQQGILERSPLCGQVAAVSVGLLQGQPYLDLNYIEDVAATVDFNVVMNQHLGIIEVQGTAEEGSYSRTQLNQLLDLGEKGIQQLLIAQREAIAGWDKLLGTSKA
- a CDS encoding nucleoside monophosphate kinase, encoding MRLVILGGSGAGKSTQAQKLCRNFDIPQISTGEILREAIANDSDLGRYAQPYVTKGELVPDEIMIEFIRLQLKKPELNRGWILEGYPRTAFQAEELDFLLDDLGQKLNWAIYLQVPEAIMVSRSLERSLSDDQPEIVQRRVELFYDCTIPILEYYDRRRRLLTINGDQLPEMVQQNISTLLSMP
- a CDS encoding cation diffusion facilitator family transporter, with amino-acid sequence MQKSTGVQGLRMVGLAQRRSMKRSRVELSTNQVRVSDVMSSTPVQKKVQALWTALVLLSVFFCIELGTGIWSHSLSLLADAEHIFSDVAALGLALVAACLSQSISQKSIFGRYRLEVLAALINGISLAAVAGWIIQEALVRLQSPVIEIHGVPMLTTALIGLLVNGFNAKCLHKCSHHDLNMRGALLHLLADIASSVGAVLAAIAVIWLNWTWADGVISLIVAVLIATFAAYLVIQSVQSLRGQITDVTCICDVKAEGFSDRQQAEKLLFPTLEELVR
- a CDS encoding LL-diaminopimelate aminotransferase — encoded protein: MATINDNYLKLKAGYLFPEIARRVNAFAEANPDAKIIRLGIGDVTEPLPEACRTAMIQAVEEMGDRTTFKGYGPEQGYAWLREKIAAQDFQARGADIDASEIFISDGSKCDSGNILDIFGNNNIIAVTDPVYPVYVDTNVMAGNTGDANDKGEFGGLVYLPISADNNFKAEIPSQKVDLIYLCFPNNPTGATATKEYLTEWVDYAKANNSIIFFDAAYEAYITDPAIPHSIYEIEGARECAIEFRSFSKNAGFTGTRCALTVVPKTLTAKAADGSDVELWKLWNRRQSTKFNGVSYIIQRGAEAVYSEAGKAQIQTLVSFYLENAQIIREQLSAAGLAVYGGVNAPYVWVKTPNNLSSWEFFDKLLQTVNVVGTPGSGFGAAGEGYFRISAFNSRQNVEEAMKRITEKFKV
- a CDS encoding GlsB/YeaQ/YmgE family stress response membrane protein, encoding MNIIAWIVLGLIAGAIAKAIYPGHQGGGILATILLGIIGAFIGGSLGVFFSTGTFALTAPTLSITGIILAIVGSIVAIFLWNLLTSRSAA
- the dcd gene encoding dCTP deaminase, giving the protein MLKNDKWIIEQAKLGMISPFESSLVREIEDRRVISYGLSSYGYDLRLSPTDFRIFRHIPGTVVNPKRFNSDNLESIALQTDEDGSFFIIPANSYALGVSLERLRIPANITVICIGKSTMARCGIIANITPAEASWEGFLTLEFSNASSADCRIYANEGVLQLLFLEGEPCQTTYAERFGKYQNQPQTVTIAKV
- a CDS encoding acetyltransferase, with protein sequence MINNHTNVTLGEKVYVAPFAQLNATNAPISIGADSNVQDQVKITASGTGVQIGERVILAHMAVVKGAAKIGTQGSTGPFTDPVTNAQFSNTNPETFLAFNCEIDGATIQRNTVVNFLSRVGPGVTLPAGKVVLPGKNITTNLQANSGILGKVANLTQADVALMEGIIEVNEAFAQGYTELARADLTNVTGINYAPTTFFNSGGLPEIGGIPTRDPSYPNRIIGNITFQDSLTTLNHNLGNSISLRADEGEPFNVGSIAGMANDVVFHALETTSLTLGNGVGYGPRALVHGGRQVVNGVANGPETSIGDAVGLGPNSVIFRSSIGNRSAIGQRSAVFNSTLAPRTFVRPRVIYADNGSLIARVEW